Sequence from the Leptospira noumeaensis genome:
TAGGCCCCGCAGACTTTTCCTCCATCTGTAAAGCCATGGGGATTGAAGCAGATATTTCGGACATTGTGTACAGATTTTATAAAGACAAAGCTCTTCCACATCTAGTTCCTTTTCCTGAGTTACGAACCCCTGGAGCCAAAGAAAAAATCTTAGAAGGAAATGAACTTTGGGATCCAGGTTCTCCTATCGAACAAATCAATTGGATTGAGTCCACCATCCGAAGTCCCATCGTAGTTCCAGGTTATACCACCGTCGAAGATTTATATGGGGAAGTTGAATCCATGGAAGTGAGAACAAATCCAATCGACTTAGATCTGTTTGTGGATTGTTCTGGATCTATGCCGAATCCACAAACGAGTTTGTCTTATCTCACACTTGCCGGTGCCATCATTTCATTGTCGGCATTACGAACGGGAAGTTCGGTTCGTGTGACCTTATGGTCCGGGGAAAAAGAATATGAAACTACAAATGGATTCATTCGTAATGAAAAAGAAATTTTAAAAGTTCTCACGGGATATTTTGGCGGCGGAACTTGTTTTCCTTTAGATCTCTTAGAGGAAGGTTACAAAGAAAAACCAAAACGCAAAAGGCATATCCTCATCATTTCTGATGATGGAATTGACACAATGTTCACGCAAAAATTCCCAAGAGACCCAAGATCCATCGCAAAAAATGCCTTAGAAAAAGCAGAAGGCGGTGGTTCTATGGTTTTGCAACTCTACAATCCAAAAGGGAATTCAATCGTAAATGAAATGGGAAAATCCGGTTGGGAACTTTACCCCATATCCAATTGGGAAGATTTAATCCAGTTCAGTAAAGAATTTGTACAAAGAAATTATGTTAGAAATCAGATACTACGTTAAACAAATACTTAACTTTCCTACTTTATCTGTGGACTTACAAACTTTGTCTCTAGATGCATTGTGGTTTGATGCTTTGTTAACAAAAAGAAAAGAAAACCTCACTCCCATTTTCGAAAAACCAATCGATTCCCTCACAAACATAAACTCAAATTTAAATATAAAAGCAACTCACGCCATCCTCGCCTATGTATTGTTTGATCCAGATTCCAAAATTCCTGAAATTGATATAAAAAAATTAAGAACCTATCTTTTGGAAACAATTC
This genomic interval carries:
- a CDS encoding vWA domain-containing protein translates to MDFVKKWEERWDEALKLWSDYVKLTPAKFLFSASEEKVEGLTGSFAAIRLLDHRVLLSVEQIQKYKLENYPLEIMGHEIGHHVYCPGDLVDQAKLIYLTGLALPRLGHLTSTIVNVYEDLYINDHLKRYQHLRMEEVYQRIGKNKDRFWNFYMRTYELLWALPSETLTDGKVDDLIQSDASLVCRMIRNFPNDWQKGMFDFASICFPYFFDENGVGSSNIQNLSTILDTLDAGKGMTPPSGITDIEVESEIFSSEIGSLTKRELGPADFSSICKAMGIEADISDIVYRFYKDKALPHLVPFPELRTPGAKEKILEGNELWDPGSPIEQINWIESTIRSPIVVPGYTTVEDLYGEVESMEVRTNPIDLDLFVDCSGSMPNPQTSLSYLTLAGAIISLSALRTGSSVRVTLWSGEKEYETTNGFIRNEKEILKVLTGYFGGGTCFPLDLLEEGYKEKPKRKRHILIISDDGIDTMFTQKFPRDPRSIAKNALEKAEGGGSMVLQLYNPKGNSIVNEMGKSGWELYPISNWEDLIQFSKEFVQRNYVRNQILR